Proteins from a genomic interval of Methanofollis formosanus:
- a CDS encoding glycosyltransferase family 2 protein codes for MPIGTESVALGGGGAVEGRPSAAADEGPRYRGRRVAVVVPAYNEENLIKETLDGIPDYVEKVYAINDGSADRTGAIIDAYAHHDPRIVPIHHDPNRGPGAAIVSGYSRALDDDMDIVATMDGDGQMDPRYLHKFLDPIVDGKCDFTLGNRLISPEYRGTMSKWRFFGNAMLTLLTKIASGYWSMMDPQNGYTAISHRALERIDFEDMYPRYGYLNDRLVRLNLYGFRIKNIPHPAKYGNEKSTIKYGRYIVRVSNLLLRDFLWRLKMKYVVFSFHPLVFFYSFGSVLSMIGLLGGGITLWEKMVWGYPVLFVHGTLSMLVFMMGVMFLSFAMLFDMTQERQNSTWY; via the coding sequence ATGCCAATCGGAACAGAGAGCGTGGCCCTCGGCGGGGGGGGTGCGGTCGAGGGTCGGCCTTCGGCCGCGGCCGATGAGGGACCGCGGTACCGGGGGCGGCGGGTTGCGGTCGTCGTGCCGGCGTATAATGAGGAGAACCTGATCAAGGAGACCCTGGACGGGATCCCCGACTACGTCGAGAAGGTATATGCCATCAACGACGGGTCGGCCGACCGGACCGGGGCGATCATCGACGCCTACGCCCACCACGACCCCCGCATTGTCCCCATCCACCACGACCCGAACCGCGGACCTGGAGCTGCTATTGTTTCGGGTTATTCTCGAGCATTAGATGATGACATGGACATTGTCGCAACGATGGATGGCGACGGCCAGATGGATCCCCGGTATCTCCACAAATTTTTAGATCCTATCGTCGATGGGAAGTGTGACTTCACCCTTGGAAATCGTCTGATCTCTCCAGAATATCGAGGCACTATGAGTAAATGGCGGTTTTTTGGGAATGCCATGCTCACTCTGCTTACCAAGATTGCATCTGGCTACTGGTCGATGATGGATCCCCAGAATGGATATACTGCAATCTCTCATCGTGCTCTTGAGAGGATTGATTTTGAAGATATGTACCCTCGATATGGTTATCTTAACGACCGCCTGGTCCGACTAAATCTCTATGGCTTCAGGATCAAGAATATCCCTCATCCTGCAAAATATGGCAATGAAAAATCTACAATCAAATATGGCCGTTATATTGTTCGGGTCTCAAATCTCCTGCTCCGGGACTTTCTCTGGAGACTCAAGATGAAGTATGTGGTCTTCAGCTTCCATCCTCTCGTTTTTTTCTACTCGTTTGGATCTGTATTGTCAATGATCGGATTGTTGGGTGGTGGTATCACACTCTGGGAAAAAATGGTCTGGGGATATCCTGTTCTTTTTGTTCATGGCACTCTCTCGATGCTGGTATTTATGATGGGTGTTATGTTCCTTTCCTTTGCAATGCTCTTTGATATGACTCAGGAAAGACAAAACAGCACGTGGTATTGA
- a CDS encoding DUF354 domain-containing protein, producing MKILFNVAHPAQVHLFRNALQILMDHGHECRITAINKEVSLKLLDSFGFDYDVVGSAKPTLSGKALELLQIDAKLYQIARSFRPDILVGGVGNAYVAHVGKLIRKPSIIFDDTEHAKIQHSLTDPFVSAICTPSCYRGDLGPKQIRYNGYHELAYLHPNHFTPNPAVLDEIGLTEDDPFIIVRFVSWNANHDVGQHGICDKVGLVKALEQYGRVLITSEGALPEELEPYQIRVSPEKLHDLLYYATLYVGEGGTTASEAATLGTHVIHISTTAKYCGIFCDLNQHGLLWTSETDEETIKKAIELLQDPDLKSMGQYKRHQLNREKIDVTAFMVWFIENYPESVRIMKENSDFQNTYPSGRKL from the coding sequence ATGAAAATACTATTTAATGTTGCCCACCCTGCTCAAGTCCATCTTTTCAGGAACGCACTGCAGATTCTCATGGATCATGGTCATGAGTGCAGGATCACGGCAATAAATAAGGAAGTCTCTCTCAAATTGCTGGATTCTTTTGGTTTTGACTATGATGTAGTCGGCAGTGCGAAACCCACACTTTCTGGTAAAGCCCTGGAATTACTCCAGATCGATGCAAAATTGTATCAAATTGCACGATCTTTTCGTCCGGATATTCTTGTAGGTGGGGTTGGGAATGCCTATGTTGCCCATGTTGGAAAGTTAATTCGGAAGCCCTCGATCATTTTTGATGATACCGAACACGCAAAGATCCAGCATTCTCTTACAGATCCCTTTGTATCTGCCATCTGTACCCCTTCATGCTATCGCGGCGATCTCGGCCCGAAGCAGATCCGCTACAACGGCTACCACGAACTTGCCTATCTCCACCCCAACCACTTCACTCCGAACCCCGCCGTCCTTGACGAAATTGGCCTCACTGAGGACGATCCCTTCATTATCGTTCGCTTCGTCTCGTGGAACGCAAACCACGACGTCGGTCAGCACGGTATCTGTGACAAGGTCGGGTTGGTGAAGGCGCTGGAGCAGTACGGCCGCGTCCTGATCACCTCTGAGGGGGCGTTGCCTGAGGAATTGGAGCCTTACCAGATCCGGGTTTCGCCGGAGAAGTTGCATGATCTGTTGTACTACGCAACGCTGTATGTGGGGGAGGGGGGGACGACGGCGTCGGAGGCTGCAACATTGGGTACGCATGTTATTCACATATCTACTACAGCGAAGTACTGTGGTATATTCTGTGACTTAAACCAGCATGGATTACTCTGGACATCTGAGACCGATGAAGAAACGATCAAAAAAGCGATTGAACTTCTTCAGGATCCTGATCTCAAAAGTATGGGCCAATATAAACGACATCAGTTAAATCGTGAAAAAATTGATGTAACTGCATTCATGGTCTGGTTCATTGAAAACTATCCAGAGAGTGTTAGGATAATGAAAGAGAATTCTGATTTTCAGAATACTTATCCGTCTGGGAGGAAGTTATGA
- a CDS encoding PIG-L deacetylase family protein — MKVLVLSPHTDDAELGCGGTIIKLLEDGHEIFWVVFSTAEDSLPEGLPKNTLKTEYFNVIRDLALKEENCKVFDFKVRNLHRYRQEILEDLVRTRNHYNPEIVIGPSLNDLHQDHQVVAHEMVRAFKTTSSIICYELPWNHVTFNTQCFSKLNNDHIERKCKILKNYQSQFVKGKSYFSKEFIYGLAKTRGIQCNSEYAEAFEVVRWMI, encoded by the coding sequence ATGAAAGTATTAGTTTTGTCTCCTCACACCGATGATGCTGAATTGGGGTGTGGCGGGACGATTATTAAACTCTTGGAAGATGGGCATGAGATCTTCTGGGTTGTATTTTCGACTGCTGAAGATTCTTTACCAGAAGGTCTTCCAAAAAATACCTTGAAAACAGAATATTTCAACGTAATAAGAGATCTTGCTCTCAAAGAGGAGAACTGCAAAGTCTTTGATTTCAAAGTACGAAATCTTCATCGATATCGCCAGGAGATATTGGAAGATCTGGTCAGAACTCGGAATCATTATAATCCCGAGATCGTAATCGGGCCTTCTCTCAATGACCTCCATCAGGATCATCAGGTGGTTGCACATGAAATGGTCAGAGCCTTCAAGACTACATCAAGCATCATCTGTTATGAACTGCCCTGGAATCATGTAACATTCAATACACAGTGTTTTAGCAAACTGAATAACGATCATATTGAGAGAAAGTGTAAGATCCTGAAAAACTATCAATCTCAGTTCGTCAAGGGTAAATCCTATTTTTCAAAGGAGTTTATTTATGGTCTGGCTAAAACACGCGGGATCCAGTGTAATTCAGAGTATGCTGAGGCTTTTGAGGTTGTACGATGGATGATTTAA
- a CDS encoding ATP-grasp domain-containing protein has product MDDLTVLVTGAGAPGIKGTLYSLNENFDNRCIRTIGTDIKQEVVGTYLCDKFYHISRPSEKDYLDQLLLICEQEDVDVILPQNTLELSVLAENKSPFLNIGTSIAVSDAPAISIANDKYKLMKLAEQIGVPTPKSILVDNFDALIKSASELGWPHKPVVVKPPLSNGMRGVRIIDESLDLKKMFYSEKPTSLFVKMNILREILGSHFPPLLVMEYLPNAEYTIDVLEAQKYTIIPRKRDLIRSGITFQGTVECHEELITYAQKLSEATGLNYAFGFQFKMDEQSVPKLLESNPRVQGTMVLSTFAGANIIYAAVKRALNEDIPDFQVKWGTKILRYWGGMGIQNKNAVAFL; this is encoded by the coding sequence ATGGATGATTTAACGGTTCTTGTTACCGGTGCAGGAGCTCCTGGAATAAAAGGTACGCTCTACTCTCTGAATGAAAACTTTGACAATAGATGCATACGGACAATTGGAACCGATATCAAACAAGAGGTCGTTGGAACATATCTGTGCGATAAATTCTATCACATTTCGAGACCTTCTGAAAAGGACTATCTGGATCAATTACTTTTGATCTGTGAACAAGAAGATGTGGATGTCATATTGCCCCAGAACACCCTTGAGTTATCTGTTTTAGCTGAAAATAAATCTCCATTCCTTAATATTGGGACATCTATTGCCGTCTCCGATGCTCCAGCAATTTCTATCGCCAACGATAAATACAAACTGATGAAGTTGGCTGAACAAATTGGTGTTCCAACGCCGAAATCTATTCTTGTAGACAATTTTGATGCCCTGATCAAGTCTGCAAGTGAGTTAGGCTGGCCGCATAAACCGGTTGTTGTCAAACCTCCGCTTTCCAATGGGATGAGGGGAGTACGTATCATTGACGAATCCCTTGATCTTAAAAAGATGTTCTATTCTGAGAAACCGACATCTTTGTTTGTGAAGATGAATATCCTCCGTGAGATATTGGGATCTCATTTCCCCCCTCTATTGGTGATGGAATACCTGCCTAATGCAGAATATACCATCGACGTCTTGGAGGCTCAGAAGTATACGATCATTCCAAGGAAGCGAGATCTCATTCGTTCGGGTATTACTTTCCAAGGTACAGTTGAGTGTCACGAGGAACTCATCACATACGCACAGAAACTCAGTGAAGCTACTGGATTGAATTATGCATTTGGCTTCCAGTTCAAAATGGACGAACAAAGTGTCCCCAAATTGTTAGAATCCAACCCGAGAGTTCAGGGCACGATGGTGCTTTCGACATTTGCAGGTGCTAATATTATTTATGCTGCTGTTAAACGCGCTTTGAATGAGGATATTCCTGATTTCCAGGTTAAATGGGGAACAAAGATCCTCCGATATTGGGGAGGCATGGGGATCCAGAATAAAAATGCTGTGGCGTTCTTATGA
- a CDS encoding PHP domain-containing protein codes for MKIWKKYSQYLLSGEWHIHTSYTDGESSVDDYCKRAVELGIPLIVFTEHVRHNLSYDFNAYMDDIDNAREKYDLIILSGCEAKVLPDGTLDVDDDILKQVDYPIFAFHSFPRDIDIYLDALYDVLRNPYVNTWAHPGVFLKRSGLYLSEKRLYNLFKNLNDNDTLIEQNMKYNAPPEAWLNITRRCRVNYVRGSDCHRVGDLKLVS; via the coding sequence ATGAAGATCTGGAAGAAATATTCACAATATCTGTTGTCTGGCGAGTGGCATATCCACACGAGTTATACCGATGGAGAGAGTTCGGTAGATGATTATTGCAAGAGAGCAGTAGAACTGGGTATACCTCTGATTGTGTTCACCGAGCATGTCCGGCATAATTTGAGTTATGACTTTAATGCATATATGGATGATATCGATAATGCCCGGGAAAAATATGATTTGATCATTCTTTCAGGGTGTGAAGCGAAGGTTCTCCCAGATGGGACGCTGGATGTCGATGATGACATCCTGAAACAGGTTGATTATCCGATATTTGCCTTTCATTCTTTTCCAAGAGACATAGACATCTATCTTGATGCACTTTATGATGTCTTGAGAAATCCTTATGTCAATACCTGGGCACATCCGGGTGTATTTCTTAAGAGATCCGGCCTCTATTTGTCTGAAAAGAGATTATACAATTTATTTAAGAATTTAAACGATAATGATACCTTAATTGAACAGAACATGAAGTATAATGCCCCTCCAGAGGCATGGCTCAATATAACTAGACGATGCCGGGTAAATTATGTCAGGGGCAGTGATTGTCACCGTGTTGGAGATCTGAAACTGGTATCATGA
- a CDS encoding nucleotide sugar dehydrogenase, with protein MTKITDQSAKIGIIGQGYVGLPLAMTFAKKFAVFGFDISSGTVESLKAGKSHIQDVTDEHLSQYLGKTYFPTADTEDLRQCDILIICVPTPLSEDKIPDLIYIKSACTTVKAVLHKGQFVILESTTYPGTTDEVVVPILEETGLIAGTDFGVAYSPERVDPGNKQYPIDKVPTVVGGINPECTEVAAALYGSVVEKIVPVRDARTAESVKMVENIYRNVNIALVNELSLIFERMGIDTWEVIDAAATKPYGFMPFYPGPGIGGHCIPLDPYYMSYKAKKYGFIPRFIETSGEINEFMKMHMVNLAEKGLQKVGKCLYGAKIVVMGLAYKKNINDPRESPSITVIEELVNLGAEVRVYDPFVPSIRTKAGEFASFGSVEEALSGAECAVFMIDHDVFRGISVESVKGLMASPVVVDGKNLFAGEEGIVYLGIGKS; from the coding sequence ATGACAAAAATCACTGATCAGAGTGCAAAAATCGGCATCATCGGCCAGGGCTACGTCGGCCTCCCACTCGCGATGACCTTCGCGAAGAAATTCGCCGTCTTTGGATTTGACATTTCTTCAGGTACCGTTGAGAGTCTCAAGGCGGGAAAATCCCACATTCAGGACGTCACCGACGAGCATCTCTCCCAGTACCTCGGGAAGACCTACTTCCCAACCGCAGACACTGAAGATCTCCGCCAGTGTGATATCCTCATCATCTGTGTCCCTACTCCCCTCTCAGAGGACAAGATCCCTGACCTGATCTATATCAAGAGTGCCTGCACGACCGTCAAGGCCGTCCTCCACAAAGGACAGTTTGTGATCCTCGAGAGCACCACCTACCCGGGGACGACCGACGAGGTGGTGGTCCCGATCCTTGAAGAAACGGGGCTCATCGCCGGCACTGACTTCGGCGTCGCTTACTCTCCCGAACGGGTGGATCCGGGGAACAAGCAGTACCCCATCGACAAGGTGCCGACCGTTGTCGGCGGCATCAATCCTGAGTGCACCGAGGTGGCCGCTGCCCTCTATGGGAGTGTTGTGGAAAAAATTGTCCCTGTCCGTGATGCCCGCACCGCAGAGTCGGTGAAGATGGTCGAGAATATTTACAGGAATGTGAACATCGCTCTGGTGAACGAACTCTCCCTTATCTTCGAGCGGATGGGCATCGACACCTGGGAGGTGATCGACGCCGCCGCCACCAAGCCCTACGGCTTCATGCCCTTCTATCCCGGTCCCGGCATCGGCGGCCACTGCATCCCTCTCGACCCCTATTACATGTCGTACAAGGCGAAAAAGTACGGTTTCATCCCCCGCTTCATCGAGACCTCCGGTGAGATCAATGAGTTCATGAAGATGCATATGGTCAACCTTGCCGAAAAGGGCCTCCAGAAAGTAGGAAAGTGTCTCTATGGGGCAAAGATTGTAGTGATGGGCCTTGCCTACAAGAAGAACATCAACGACCCCAGGGAGTCGCCCTCGATCACGGTCATCGAGGAACTTGTGAACCTTGGGGCTGAGGTGCGGGTGTACGATCCGTTTGTCCCCTCAATCAGGACGAAGGCGGGGGAGTTTGCCTCGTTTGGGAGTGTCGAAGAGGCACTCTCAGGGGCGGAGTGTGCGGTGTTTATGATAGACCATGACGTGTTCAGGGGGATCTCCGTGGAGAGCGTGAAGGGGCTCATGGCCTCGCCGGTGGTCGTGGACGGGAAAAATCTGTTCGCTGGCGAAGAGGGGATTGTGTATCTGGGGATTGGGAAATCCTGA
- a CDS encoding UDP-N-acetylglucosamine 2-epimerase yields the protein MTDLTKGGTVIKATEFFHDILRHELVPGKNMCELTSYNGVAFWWFADKLFYNTVVKLSKGNSFKSSYYKKVIAMFYRSVGIYADAIFDSVLTVIILIFNFIAHNINKSKSDPKNNITIVMTTQDNKWGYLDGNSCVISRKSDVFFNSIIGKLKGQVKIVGTYPINTTNIFSSFKIFLEKIFFWDVNYCPYNMYWSIDVWKEEYLAYKHFSDIWDSIKFDTISDMCNKYDLPANYVLDELDFYFHVLFPLEAKYIALIRRMIKHECPDLFLVINEYGWRERPLIVAANVERIPTLAIQHGVIHPFHRGYIYNKYEISAEGQACSPYCPIPDMTTLYGEYHKDLLTKSSSYPPDHVVVTGQPRYDILPVLMKDMPLEAIASKYCLDSNSIYILWTTQCHGLSMEENICNFNTVFSAIEGLENVNLVIKQHPGEGDEYTDLIKEYLKDYSIKVKICPRDSNTFELLCACDLVITKSSTTGLEGIALNKPLIILNLSEDPDTVDYVDQGVAIGVYDASDLKRAITQLLNDDSMLAQNRKKFIKRNLYSVDGQATERVIRCAMSMIEKKIHADG from the coding sequence ATGACCGATCTTACGAAGGGTGGGACTGTGATCAAGGCTACTGAATTCTTTCATGACATATTAAGGCACGAATTGGTACCTGGTAAGAATATGTGTGAACTGACAAGTTACAATGGGGTAGCATTCTGGTGGTTTGCAGATAAATTATTCTATAACACTGTTGTAAAATTGTCAAAAGGAAACTCCTTCAAATCGAGTTATTATAAAAAAGTCATCGCAATGTTCTATAGATCAGTTGGTATTTATGCCGATGCGATTTTTGATTCCGTGCTTACAGTAATTATACTAATATTCAACTTTATTGCGCACAATATTAATAAATCCAAAAGTGATCCAAAAAATAATATTACAATTGTGATGACAACTCAGGATAATAAATGGGGATATTTAGATGGTAACAGTTGTGTTATCTCGAGAAAATCGGATGTTTTTTTTAATTCGATTATTGGCAAATTGAAGGGGCAAGTAAAGATCGTTGGCACATATCCAATTAATACCACTAATATTTTTTCAAGTTTTAAAATATTTTTAGAGAAAATTTTCTTTTGGGATGTGAACTATTGCCCGTACAACATGTACTGGTCCATTGACGTTTGGAAAGAAGAGTATTTGGCATATAAGCACTTCAGCGATATCTGGGATAGCATCAAATTTGATACTATCTCTGATATGTGTAATAAATACGACCTTCCCGCAAACTACGTGCTAGATGAGTTAGATTTCTATTTTCACGTATTATTTCCTCTAGAAGCAAAATATATTGCGCTTATCAGGAGAATGATCAAACATGAGTGTCCTGATCTATTCCTTGTAATTAATGAATACGGTTGGAGAGAAAGACCTCTAATCGTTGCTGCTAACGTTGAGCGAATTCCGACCCTAGCAATACAGCATGGGGTGATTCATCCATTCCATAGAGGATATATTTACAATAAATACGAAATATCGGCTGAAGGTCAGGCATGTTCGCCATATTGCCCCATACCTGATATGACAACATTATATGGTGAATATCATAAGGATCTTCTCACAAAGAGTAGTTCCTATCCACCAGATCATGTTGTGGTTACAGGTCAACCAAGATATGATATATTACCTGTTTTAATGAAGGATATGCCATTAGAAGCAATAGCATCGAAGTACTGTCTGGATAGTAATTCTATATACATATTATGGACAACTCAGTGTCATGGCTTATCTATGGAAGAGAATATCTGTAATTTCAATACTGTTTTTTCTGCAATTGAAGGATTGGAAAACGTGAATCTTGTTATCAAGCAACATCCTGGAGAAGGTGACGAATATACCGATTTAATAAAAGAATATTTAAAAGATTATTCTATTAAAGTCAAGATCTGTCCTAGAGATTCGAATACATTCGAACTCCTATGTGCTTGTGATTTAGTTATTACAAAGTCTTCGACGACAGGATTGGAAGGTATTGCTCTTAATAAACCATTAATTATACTTAATTTAAGTGAAGATCCAGATACTGTCGATTATGTCGATCAGGGAGTTGCCATAGGTGTTTACGATGCTAGTGACCTAAAACGCGCAATAACACAGTTGTTGAACGATGATTCCATGCTCGCACAGAATAGAAAAAAGTTTATTAAAAGAAATTTGTACTCTGTGGATGGGCAGGCGACAGAAAGGGTTATTCGGTGTGCTATGAGCATGATAGAGAAGAAAATTCATGCTGATGGATAA
- a CDS encoding transposase yields MIEWDAFRPLLADLYSNDAGNGGRPYYDVILMLRLLVLQQWYGLSDPSNREKVLPSSPLLRTERATFTALRSSTSQPEIRAAIWNK; encoded by the coding sequence TTGATCGAGTGGGATGCCTTCCGTCCTCTTCTAGCGGACCTGTACTCGAACGATGCCGGGAACGGTGGTCGCCCATATTATGACGTTATCCTCATGCTCCGGCTGCTGGTGCTACAGCAGTGGTATGGGTTGTCCGATCCGTCGAATAGGGAGAAGGTGTTACCATCTTCCCCCCTTCTCAGAACGGAGCGTGCGACTTTCACCGCACTCCGCTCAAGCACCTCACAACCCGAGATTCGAGCGGCAATATGGAATAAATGA
- a CDS encoding cytidylyltransferase domain-containing protein yields the protein MKMIAIIPARCGSKGIPRKNIKLLSGKPLIAYVIEAAMTSRYIDNVVVSTDDEAIAEIARIYRAKIIMRPPALAEDHIPLDPVIYHAVTAVERKENIQYDYVLTIQPTSPLLQTITLDKMIEKMVEGDYDTIMSVKAENHLFWIKKDAQFSPLYKERKNRQYLDPIYRETGAVTISIRAVLTENNRIGKNISLFELPDEETVDIDDYQDWETAESLLRRRKIVFRVDGDHDIGLGHIYRALTLATRLVFHHNIYFVMDRSRELGIQKVREYYYPIKLFSDDIEMFETLNEINPDIVINDILDTDPEYVQKLRSNGYFVVNFEDLGEGAEDAHIVINALYENSYPAKNHYYGYRYECLRDEFYIFPQKEPEPEANTLLVTFGGTDPNDLTRRTLQALEQLGLKNIMTRVILGKGYRPKEQLFEYVSGLRKDGFQIDVKENVRLMAKEMSKADIMITSNGRTIYEVASLGTPCISISQNEREARHLFVHNSHGPLYLGIAYTVSVDDIASAILRLIDDYPLRKEMSQKLLQFDLKGNLERVLNLILNNYWEWERHETD from the coding sequence ATGAAGATGATTGCCATTATTCCAGCAAGATGTGGCAGTAAAGGAATCCCAAGAAAGAATATCAAACTTCTCTCAGGCAAACCCCTGATCGCATACGTCATCGAAGCGGCCATGACCTCCCGATATATCGACAACGTAGTCGTCTCCACCGATGACGAGGCGATCGCTGAGATAGCCAGAATATATAGGGCTAAGATAATCATGAGGCCTCCAGCATTGGCCGAAGACCACATCCCACTAGATCCTGTGATATACCACGCGGTTACCGCTGTTGAAAGGAAGGAAAATATACAGTACGACTACGTTTTGACAATACAGCCGACCTCACCATTGCTACAAACAATTACTCTCGATAAGATGATTGAAAAGATGGTTGAGGGCGATTATGACACCATCATGAGCGTCAAAGCAGAGAACCATCTCTTCTGGATAAAAAAAGACGCTCAATTCTCTCCCCTCTACAAAGAAAGGAAAAATCGACAGTATCTAGACCCGATCTACCGAGAAACCGGGGCGGTTACGATCTCGATAAGGGCTGTCCTGACAGAGAACAACAGGATCGGGAAAAACATTTCATTATTTGAACTCCCCGACGAGGAAACCGTTGATATCGATGATTATCAGGATTGGGAGACTGCTGAAAGTCTACTCCGGCGGAGGAAAATCGTCTTCAGAGTTGACGGTGATCATGATATCGGGCTAGGTCACATCTACCGGGCACTTACGTTGGCAACCAGGTTAGTCTTCCACCATAACATCTACTTCGTCATGGACAGGTCGAGGGAGCTAGGAATCCAGAAAGTGCGCGAATATTACTATCCTATAAAACTGTTCTCCGATGATATCGAGATGTTTGAGACCTTGAATGAAATCAACCCAGACATTGTAATCAATGACATCCTCGACACCGACCCGGAGTATGTGCAGAAGTTACGCTCAAATGGGTACTTCGTTGTAAATTTTGAGGATCTGGGAGAAGGAGCTGAAGATGCTCACATTGTGATTAACGCCCTGTACGAGAACAGTTACCCCGCGAAGAACCACTATTATGGTTACAGATACGAGTGCCTAAGAGATGAATTCTATATTTTCCCTCAGAAGGAACCTGAGCCTGAGGCGAACACCTTATTGGTCACGTTTGGGGGAACCGACCCCAACGACCTGACCAGGAGAACCCTCCAAGCGCTCGAACAATTAGGCCTTAAAAATATCATGACCCGGGTCATCTTGGGGAAAGGGTACAGGCCAAAGGAGCAATTGTTTGAGTACGTATCTGGTCTCCGGAAAGACGGATTCCAGATCGATGTAAAGGAAAATGTCCGTCTCATGGCAAAAGAGATGAGTAAAGCGGACATCATGATTACGTCCAACGGAAGGACAATCTACGAAGTCGCGAGCTTGGGAACGCCATGCATCTCAATATCTCAGAACGAACGCGAGGCACGTCATCTCTTTGTTCATAACTCTCATGGCCCCCTCTACCTCGGGATCGCCTACACTGTTTCTGTCGATGACATTGCTTCGGCGATACTTAGGCTGATCGATGACTATCCGCTGAGGAAAGAGATGAGTCAAAAACTTCTGCAATTTGATCTTAAAGGGAATCTTGAGAGAGTCCTCAACCTTATTCTGAATAACTATTGGGAGTGGGAGAGACATGAAACCGATTGA
- a CDS encoding N-acetylneuraminate synthase family protein: protein MKPIEFDRYVINERSRPFVIAEIGVNYYDIAQKEQNDPLDAAKEMIAAAAGAGADAVKFQTYKAEKLASRYSPAYWDTSKERTQSQYELFKKFDSFGEDEYRELARFSREQKVVFLSTPFDSEAADILDELMPLFKVSSSDITNTPFIRHIARKQKPAFLSTGASTTSEIDEAIKTIEQEGNNRIVVMHCILNYPTAYKDANLGMISHLKALYPEYPVGYSDHTLPDPQMSVLTTAVSLGARVIEKHFTLDKSLPGNDHYHAMDPEDLKRFIRNLVFIQEITGEMEKRPLESEMPARLYARRSIVAKRKIPKGTLITEDMITFKRPGTGLSPNEIGQIIGREAKRSILEDEIIERDCFERDR, encoded by the coding sequence ATGAAACCGATTGAGTTCGACCGGTACGTCATCAACGAGAGATCAAGACCGTTTGTGATCGCTGAGATCGGTGTCAATTACTATGACATCGCGCAAAAAGAGCAGAACGATCCTCTGGATGCGGCAAAGGAGATGATAGCCGCGGCAGCAGGTGCAGGAGCTGATGCAGTAAAGTTCCAGACCTATAAGGCCGAGAAACTGGCCTCTCGATACTCTCCTGCGTACTGGGATACCTCAAAAGAGAGGACGCAATCGCAGTATGAACTCTTCAAAAAATTTGATTCATTTGGAGAAGACGAATACCGCGAACTTGCACGTTTTTCCAGGGAACAGAAGGTGGTCTTTCTATCGACTCCATTTGACTCTGAGGCGGCGGATATACTGGACGAGCTGATGCCTCTTTTCAAAGTATCGTCCTCTGATATCACAAACACCCCCTTTATCCGGCATATCGCCCGAAAACAAAAACCTGCATTTCTCTCAACCGGAGCGTCGACTACCTCGGAGATCGATGAGGCGATAAAAACAATCGAGCAAGAGGGGAATAATAGGATAGTGGTCATGCACTGCATCCTGAATTACCCCACAGCCTACAAGGATGCCAACCTCGGTATGATCTCGCACCTGAAGGCATTATACCCTGAGTACCCTGTAGGGTACTCAGATCACACCCTCCCAGATCCTCAGATGTCAGTGCTCACAACCGCCGTCAGCCTGGGAGCACGGGTAATTGAAAAACATTTCACGCTAGACAAATCTCTTCCCGGAAACGACCATTATCATGCAATGGATCCAGAGGACCTGAAACGATTCATCCGGAATTTGGTGTTCATACAGGAGATAACCGGGGAGATGGAGAAGAGGCCTCTTGAGAGCGAAATGCCAGCCCGGCTGTATGCGCGCCGGAGCATTGTAGCAAAGAGAAAAATTCCCAAGGGAACTCTGATAACAGAAGATATGATCACGTTTAAGAGGCCCGGAACTGGTCTAAGTCCCAATGAAATTGGGCAGATTATAGGAAGGGAAGCGAAAAGGAGTATACTGGAAGATGAAATCATCGAAAGAGATTGTTTTGAACGCGACAGGTGA